From Pagrus major chromosome 6, Pma_NU_1.0, one genomic window encodes:
- the trim107 gene encoding zinc-binding protein A33 has protein sequence MSESETDTNISKKDHPKALALDLTCPICLGLFSEPVSLPCGHIYCFACLQTMGEGLDQHSCPECQAEYSGIEALVKVNSTANLLDVDRVTIKSDDGSTEQPFALDQERGKGKMAMDQPKFRLASQVTELSLKLEMAESVLSKEKGRDLEVTTANGQLREKASKLLEQIKDLSQSYSAQVMQLIEEELSPGEACVASRVSQASEVTKQLRQAMLRAESLLTEDDETEFSDELQSLQPHIEELMAKPVEEEEDYVEPKLNPLRACSKLEQMSTELRERIGDIQRSLRNTLNPSEVTFDPETAHPNLILSEDLKTVTFSAVKQPYPSSPQRFTNFFQVLSTQSFFEGDHCWEVELEGSPWIIGVCYSGKLARSGLPSALESSRSSWCLMWFNNLLTAFEQSHSVPLKRTTVSRRLEIRLSFKTHRLSFYSISPVSGKTHVYTFKANLTEPVHMAYRMMSGHPKARVTVYS, from the coding sequence ATGTCTGAGAGTGAGACTGACACAAACATCTCCAAAAAGGATCATCCGAAAGCTTTGGCGTTGGACCTGACTTGCCCCATCTGCTTGGGGCTCTTCTCTGAGCCGGTGTCCCTTCCCTGTGGTCACATCTACTGCTTTGCCTGCCTTCAGACCATGGGAGAAGGCCTGGACCAACACAGCTGCCCCGAGTGCCAGGCAGAGTACAGTGGCATCGAAGCCCTTGTGAAAGTCAACTCCACTGCAAACCTTCTTGATGTCGACCGCGTAACGATCAAGAGTGATGATGGATCCACAGAACAACCCTTTGCTTTGGATCAAGAACGAGGAAAGGGCAAGATGGCAATGGATCAACCTAAATTCAGACTGGCATCTCAAGTCACAGAGTTGAGCCTCAAGTTGGAGATGGCAGAGAGTGTGCTGAGCAAAGAGAAGGGCCGGGACCTAGAGGTGACCACCGCTAATGGTCAGCTGAGAGAGAAAGCATCCAAACTGTTAGAGCAGATCAAAGATCTGTCGCAGAGCTACAGCGCACAGGTGATGCAGCTGATCGAAGAAGAGCTCAGTCCAGGTGAGGCCTGTGTGGCCAGTCGAGTCAGTCAAGCATCTGAGGTGACTAAGCAGCTGAGACAAGCCATGCTTAGAGCAGAGTCCCTCTTGACCGAAGATGATGAGACTGAATTTAGTGACGAGCTTCAGAGTCTACAACCACACATCGAGGAGTTAATGGCCAAGCctgtggaagaagaggaagactaCGTTGAACCAAAACTCAACCCTCTGCGAGCCTGTTCCAAGCTGGAACAAATGAGCACAGAGCTGAGGGAGAGAATTGGAGATATCCAGCGTTCCCTTCGAAACACCCTCAACCCTTCAgaggtgacctttgacccagAGACAGCCCATCCCAACCTCATCCTCTCAGAGGACTTGAAGACTGTGACTTTCAGTGCTGTCAAACAGCCCTACCCATCATCCCCTCAAAGGTTCACCAACTTCTTCCAGGTCCTCAGCACCCAGAGCTTCTTTGAAGGCGATCATTGCTGGGAGGTGGAGCTCGAAGGCTCTCCATGGATCATTGGTGTGTGCTACAGTGGGAAGCTAGCACGCAGCGGGCTGCCCTCCGCTCTGGAGAGCAGCCGGAGCTCCTGGTGTCTGATGTGGTTCAACAACCTGCTGACAGCCTTTGAGCAGAGCCACAGCGTGCCGCTGAAGAGGACCACAGTGTCCCGCAGGCTAGAGATCAGACTGAGTTTCAAGACCCACAGGCTGAGCTTCTACAGCATCAGCCCCGTCAGCGGGAAGACTCATGTGTACACATTTAAGGCTAACCTGACTGAACCAGTTCACATGGCCTACAGGATGATGTCAGGGCACCCCAAAGCACGTGTCACTGTTTATTCATAA